A region of the Clostridia bacterium genome:
AAAGCTCCGAAATCCTTATAAGGAATATTTTTTGAATTCAAAAATTCTATGACTGTTTTTTTCAAATTGAAAGCTGCATGATCGTTTCCTAAAGCTATCATTTTTATCTTTTGCTCCTAAAAATTAAATGTTTTTATTATTATATAGCCAAATGCCTTTTGATTGCAATGTCTATTATCATTTTGATAATTCGTGTATAATTATCTTAATTGCGTTTTCCAAATCCTTAGCGCATTTTATATAGTCATCTAAACTGCCGCCGTAAGGATCATTGATTTCATATCCCAAAACTTCGGACATAGAATATACATTTTTGAAATACGGCTGTAACTGCGCCTTTTGCCTGTCAGTCATAGTAAAGACAATACCTGCTGTGTTTAAAATATTCTGGTTAAGCTGTTTGGACAATCTTGATTTTGGCGGAATATAGCCTAACTGTTTTAGCGCTTCTTTTGCGTTAGGGCTTATCTGCTCTTTTTGCGCATATAAGCCTGCGGAACTTGCCTTAAAATTCAAGCTTTGATTTTTTGCCAAAGTCTTGAAAATCACTTCCGCCATAGGCGAACGGCAGGTATTGCCTGTGCAAACAAACAATATCTTTTGGGAAGGATTAGATTGATCCATAAAATTCATCCCTTTATATTATATTTTTACCTGCAGCCTTTTTCATCCTTGAATTTACGCTTACCCCCAATCCTTCTTCAGGACAAGCATAAGCAATTATAACTTCGTATTCCTTTTCGAGTTCTCTTAATAGCCTAAACAGATTGTGAGCCGCATCTTTGGCGTCTATGCCCAGACTGCAAAAGTTTTGATAACTTTTGGGTGCTGGAAGCGTATTGTTTATCGCAATAACTACTGTCTTTTTGGGCTGGCAATCATTATATAATTTTTCCACCATTTCGGCTTTGCCGTATGATACATAATACATTTCAGCATTGGGCGCGTAATGGCGGTATTTCATACCAGGTGCGATAGGCTTTTTTGAATCTGTGGTATTGGCGCTCAGCTTAAAACCCAAAACCTTTTCTATTTGTTCTTGAGTTACTCCGCCATACCTTAATATAACAGGTTTTTCGCCTCTTGCGTCTATTACGGTGGATTCAAGTCCAATAGTACAATCTCCGCCGTCCAATATAAGCGGAATCTTGCCTTTCAAATCTTCATATACATCCATGGCCGTTGTAGGGCTGGGACGAGTAGAAGTGTTGGCTGACGGTGCGGCTATCGGCACGCCCGCCGCTTTCAAAAAGGCATTTGCGGTCTTATCCGACGGGATTCTAACCGCTATAGTATCAAGTCCAGCGCTTATAACAGCAGGTATGCTGTCTGCTCTATCTAATATCAAGGTCAATGCCCCAGGCAAAAAAGCATCAATAAGCTTTTGCGCTAATGGCGTTATCCTTTTTGCCACGTTAAGTATTTGAGAAACATCAGACAAATGCACTATCAAAGGATTGTCAGCAGGTCTGCCTTTGACTGCAAAAATGTTTTTTACCGCTTCAACATTATAAGCATCTGCTCCAAGTCCATAAACAGTTTCTGTCTTAAAAGCGACCAAACCACCTGTTTTAATAATATTGCTGGCTAATTCAAGCGATTGTTCATCAGGTTTTTTAACAAGTGTTTCCATTCTTATTTCTTCTCTATATCTTGTGTATTGTCGGTATTTACTTCTTCATTAGATTGAATATCTTCAGAATCTATTATATTTTCATCCAAATCTTGATTTTCTTCGTCTTGATTTTCTTCGTTTATTCTTTTTAGAAGTTCTTCGGTGTTTTGCTCTCTCTTTTTAAAGAACCATACAATGCAAGCCAAAGGCGCTCCTATCACTAGGCTGAAAAGTGCAAGCGCATTTAAAGGCTCTTTAAATCTAAAATACAAGCC
Encoded here:
- a CDS encoding L-threonylcarbamoyladenylate synthase, which gives rise to METLVKKPDEQSLELASNIIKTGGLVAFKTETVYGLGADAYNVEAVKNIFAVKGRPADNPLIVHLSDVSQILNVAKRITPLAQKLIDAFLPGALTLILDRADSIPAVISAGLDTIAVRIPSDKTANAFLKAAGVPIAAPSANTSTRPSPTTAMDVYEDLKGKIPLILDGGDCTIGLESTVIDARGEKPVILRYGGVTQEQIEKVLGFKLSANTTDSKKPIAPGMKYRHYAPNAEMYYVSYGKAEMVEKLYNDCQPKKTVVIAINNTLPAPKSYQNFCSLGIDAKDAAHNLFRLLRELEKEYEVIIAYACPEEGLGVSVNSRMKKAAGKNII